The Halobacterium litoreum genome includes a region encoding these proteins:
- a CDS encoding right-handed parallel beta-helix repeat-containing protein: MAKGHNDDEAEKERATESTSGKGRTNRRTFMKTVGAAVALGGSASLIGRASAVSDLDAALNPSGEVTLDAGEYSWGGGMDIGAGNACIGGGSKGDTVLNLESGTMSGSVEGRLENVVVRGANPEPKAGIDLSPGATLDGFVWPEGGRQSEDRALYTPDGGNDRLTIRNSAWARMANNGAYVDKPPVTMENCVSVNNNIAGVRVGHRDGTDTSETTYVRNTLIAVTDSIPSDDTNSPNARGLRLRSPANLVVENCWFVYFDVDGNADLVELHDEAAGSTVTIRNCTFYNDSDGDLVRDKSGGEMDVTIENCTVAGSGSRTVEPDFSGSGISEADEVSVPVPSQITGYAAADDIEGLDLSVSPWDGSASAPSEPSEPDNTLVLHATPDNDGAADVSFTVDGTVEFAAEAEPDTDTIVENDDGTTTATSVGLAPDELDSYRFSGGVVDYSVPDGTTVDVSVNGTTTTFAELTGESSADDGADGSDGSDGSDDSSDAGDADVLEVIAQQSGDLNYEFVVDGSVELHRVSSDVVAGHGDSITENGDGTVTVTGFTGNTGFGDAYLVDGTITSFSADPADYDFDVVLNGESVDPSAFDGSASGGADDQQDGSSGDGSDDSTGDDGSADGGSSDDGQDGSSGGSQDGSSGDDSSGSDSSGDSESDSLPHLLTVDGESDVTTYTFTVSGDVARDPDESVSTGDGTSWDAIEDIAKDGKVIGLVGSGADAYRFGGAVTEITVDGDAAVSIERNA; encoded by the coding sequence ATGGCGAAGGGCCACAACGACGACGAAGCGGAGAAGGAACGGGCTACTGAATCGACGAGCGGGAAGGGACGGACTAACCGCCGGACGTTCATGAAGACGGTCGGCGCGGCGGTCGCGCTCGGCGGGTCCGCGTCCCTCATCGGGCGCGCCTCTGCGGTCAGCGACCTCGACGCCGCGCTGAACCCGAGCGGCGAGGTCACGCTCGACGCCGGCGAGTACTCGTGGGGCGGCGGCATGGACATCGGCGCCGGGAACGCGTGCATCGGCGGCGGGTCGAAGGGCGACACCGTCCTCAACCTCGAATCCGGCACGATGTCCGGGAGCGTCGAGGGGCGACTGGAGAACGTCGTGGTTCGCGGCGCGAACCCCGAGCCGAAGGCCGGCATCGACCTCTCCCCCGGCGCGACACTCGACGGCTTCGTGTGGCCGGAGGGCGGCCGGCAGAGCGAGGACCGCGCGCTCTACACCCCCGACGGCGGCAACGACCGCCTGACGATTCGGAACTCGGCGTGGGCGCGGATGGCGAACAACGGCGCGTACGTCGACAAGCCGCCGGTGACGATGGAGAACTGCGTCTCCGTCAACAACAACATCGCCGGCGTCCGCGTCGGCCACCGTGACGGCACGGACACGAGCGAGACGACGTACGTCCGGAACACGCTCATCGCGGTCACCGACTCCATCCCGAGCGACGACACGAACTCGCCGAACGCGCGCGGCCTTCGCCTCCGCAGTCCGGCGAATCTCGTCGTCGAGAACTGCTGGTTCGTCTACTTCGACGTGGACGGCAACGCCGACCTCGTGGAACTCCACGACGAGGCCGCCGGCTCCACCGTCACCATCCGGAACTGCACGTTCTACAACGACTCCGACGGCGACCTCGTGCGCGACAAGTCCGGCGGCGAGATGGACGTGACCATCGAGAACTGCACCGTCGCCGGGTCCGGCAGCCGCACCGTCGAACCCGACTTCAGCGGCTCCGGCATCAGCGAGGCCGACGAGGTCAGCGTCCCCGTGCCCTCCCAGATTACGGGCTACGCGGCCGCCGACGACATCGAGGGCCTCGATCTGAGCGTCTCGCCGTGGGACGGCTCCGCGAGCGCGCCGTCCGAACCCAGCGAACCGGACAACACGCTCGTCCTGCACGCGACGCCGGACAACGACGGCGCCGCCGACGTGTCGTTCACCGTCGACGGGACAGTCGAATTCGCCGCCGAGGCCGAACCCGACACGGACACCATCGTCGAGAACGACGACGGCACGACGACCGCGACGAGCGTCGGCCTCGCGCCGGACGAACTCGACTCCTACCGGTTCTCCGGCGGCGTCGTCGACTACAGCGTGCCCGACGGCACCACCGTCGACGTCTCCGTGAACGGCACGACGACCACGTTCGCCGAACTCACCGGCGAGTCGAGCGCCGACGACGGTGCCGACGGCTCGGACGGTTCCGACGGCTCCGACGACAGTTCGGACGCCGGGGACGCCGACGTGCTCGAAGTCATCGCCCAGCAGTCCGGCGACCTGAACTACGAGTTCGTCGTCGACGGCAGCGTCGAACTCCACCGCGTCTCCAGTGACGTGGTCGCGGGCCACGGCGACAGCATCACCGAGAACGGCGACGGGACGGTCACCGTCACCGGCTTCACCGGCAACACCGGATTCGGCGACGCCTACCTCGTCGACGGGACGATTACGTCGTTCAGCGCCGACCCCGCGGACTACGACTTCGACGTGGTCCTGAACGGGGAGAGCGTCGACCCCTCGGCGTTCGACGGCTCCGCGAGCGGCGGCGCCGACGACCAGCAGGACGGTTCCTCGGGCGACGGTTCGGACGACAGCACGGGCGACGACGGCTCCGCTGACGGTGGCTCCTCCGACGACGGACAGGACGGTTCCTCGGGCGGCAGCCAGGACGGCTCCTCGGGCGACGACTCGTCCGGTAGCGACTCCTCGGGCGACTCCGAGAGCGATTCGCTCCCCCATCTGCTCACCGTGGACGGCGAGAGCGACGTGACGACGTACACGTTCACCGTCTCCGGCGACGTCGCGCGCGACCCCGACGAGAGCGTCTCGACGGGCGACGGCACGTCGTGGGACGCCATCGAGGACATCGCGAAGGACGGCAAGGTCATCGGCCTCGTCGGGAGCGGCGCGGACGCCTACCGCTTC
- a CDS encoding alkaline phosphatase family protein — MGTLLLGLDGVCRPVLDPLFDDGALPALADLFGEATVSGLESQIPPWTPSAWPSLFTGVNPGKHGVFDFLSFEGYDWELVNRRHVREHALWELLDEHGLSSVVVNVPVTGPPVAFDGALIPGYVAPNEPTCHPEGLLDDVQDEVGDYRVYEPEDVDGGDEQVEWYERLVAMRGEAFRYLVDRFDPDFGFLQFQQTDTVFHERPTDRDAVRAVFEAVDEQVAAVLDACDPDTVVVASDHGIGPYTGCEFRANEYLRDRGLVATTRGEGGMPSWTSLARDRADDGGRRSLAEAAVSLAASVGVTSQRIATALERLGLKEFVLDHVSTDTVRAGTERVDFAESTAYMRSRTELGVRINKAGREPDGSVSPAEYPSVRSDVVSDLLAARAPDGTRVFEAVGPAEDYFHGPYVDDAPDVVTVPAAFDNYLSASLRGDVYAEPSEAWNHKRTGIVALSGDGVDESADLGDPHLFDVAPTVLATLGVRPSDRMDGRALPAVDSLAPTTYPEFDADPASSTESDRVKRQLSNLGYLDDDEY, encoded by the coding sequence ATGGGAACCCTCCTCCTCGGCCTCGACGGCGTCTGCCGCCCGGTTCTCGACCCGCTGTTCGACGACGGCGCGCTCCCGGCGCTCGCCGACCTGTTCGGGGAGGCGACCGTCTCCGGGTTGGAGTCCCAGATTCCGCCGTGGACGCCGAGCGCGTGGCCGTCGCTGTTCACGGGCGTGAACCCCGGCAAACACGGCGTCTTCGACTTCCTCTCCTTCGAGGGGTACGACTGGGAGTTGGTGAACCGGCGGCACGTCCGCGAGCACGCGCTCTGGGAGCTGCTGGACGAGCACGGCCTGTCGAGTGTCGTCGTGAACGTCCCCGTGACCGGGCCGCCGGTGGCGTTCGACGGCGCGCTGATTCCGGGGTACGTCGCGCCGAACGAGCCGACCTGCCACCCCGAGGGACTCCTCGACGACGTGCAGGACGAAGTCGGCGACTACCGCGTGTACGAGCCCGAGGACGTGGACGGCGGCGACGAGCAAGTCGAGTGGTACGAGCGCCTCGTGGCGATGCGCGGCGAGGCGTTTCGCTACCTCGTCGACCGCTTCGACCCCGACTTCGGGTTCCTGCAGTTCCAGCAGACCGACACCGTGTTCCACGAGCGCCCGACGGACCGGGACGCCGTGCGCGCCGTCTTCGAGGCGGTCGACGAGCAGGTCGCGGCGGTCCTGGACGCCTGTGACCCGGACACCGTGGTGGTGGCGAGCGACCACGGTATCGGGCCGTACACGGGCTGTGAGTTCCGCGCGAACGAGTACCTCCGCGACCGCGGGCTCGTGGCGACGACGCGCGGCGAGGGCGGGATGCCGTCGTGGACGTCGCTCGCTCGCGACCGGGCGGACGACGGCGGTCGTCGGTCGCTCGCCGAAGCGGCGGTGTCGCTGGCGGCGTCCGTCGGCGTGACGAGCCAGCGCATCGCGACGGCGCTCGAGCGCCTCGGTCTGAAGGAGTTCGTCCTCGACCACGTGTCGACGGACACCGTGCGGGCGGGCACCGAGCGCGTCGACTTCGCCGAGTCGACGGCGTACATGCGGTCGCGGACGGAACTCGGCGTGCGCATCAACAAGGCGGGCCGCGAGCCCGACGGGTCGGTGTCGCCGGCGGAGTACCCGTCCGTGCGCTCGGACGTGGTGAGCGACCTGCTGGCGGCGCGCGCCCCGGACGGCACGCGCGTCTTCGAGGCGGTCGGTCCCGCCGAGGACTACTTCCACGGCCCGTACGTCGACGACGCGCCGGACGTGGTGACGGTGCCGGCGGCGTTCGACAACTACCTGTCGGCCTCCCTCCGGGGGGACGTGTACGCCGAGCCGTCGGAGGCGTGGAACCACAAGCGCACGGGCATCGTCGCGCTGTCGGGGGACGGCGTGGACGAGTCCGCCGACCTCGGCGACCCGCATCTCTTCGACGTGGCGCCGACCGTGCTGGCGACGCTCGGCGTGCGACCGAGCGACCGCATGGACGGGCGCGCGCTCCCCGCCGTCGACTCGCTCGCGCCGACGACGTACCCCGAGTTCGACGCCGACCCGGCGTCCTCGACGGAAAGCGACCGCGTGAAACGCCAACTATCGAACCTCGGCTACCTCGACGACGATGAGTATTGA
- a CDS encoding GNAT family N-acetyltransferase — protein sequence MSIEVRTVDDADRWNELVADAANPTAFHLAEGLDVLAEYADADCHHLVGFKGKEPVGVFPVFTMSKGPVTAAFSPPPDLKVHYLGPSLLDRQEMKRRRRDKRNRRFVDACLDWLNEEHDPKFTTLLTPPGYDDVRPFVWQEFDAKPRYTYLVDLTRDREELLSAFSSDARRNVSNNYDVAYTLEEGTVEDAARVVEQVRARHEEQGEPFPLSTEFVTDLYERLPDGVVRPYVCRIDGEFAGGSVVLEYGDTSVCWLGGAKTDSEIPVNDLVDWHCCVEAMDRGQSAYDLAGANNARIAGYKAKFAPDLVSYYRLQNASRTMSALSKLYSRLK from the coding sequence ATGAGTATTGAGGTGCGGACCGTCGACGACGCGGACCGCTGGAACGAACTGGTGGCCGATGCGGCCAACCCGACGGCGTTTCATCTCGCCGAGGGCCTCGACGTCCTCGCCGAGTACGCGGACGCGGACTGTCATCACCTCGTCGGGTTCAAGGGGAAGGAGCCGGTCGGCGTGTTCCCCGTGTTCACGATGTCGAAGGGGCCGGTGACGGCGGCGTTCTCGCCGCCGCCGGACCTGAAGGTCCACTACCTCGGGCCGTCGCTGCTCGACCGTCAGGAGATGAAACGCCGGCGGCGGGACAAGCGCAACCGCCGGTTCGTGGACGCCTGCCTCGACTGGCTGAACGAGGAACACGACCCGAAGTTCACGACGCTGTTGACGCCGCCGGGGTACGACGACGTCAGGCCGTTCGTCTGGCAGGAGTTCGACGCGAAGCCGCGGTACACGTACCTCGTGGACCTGACGCGGGACCGCGAGGAGTTACTGTCGGCGTTCAGCAGCGACGCGCGCCGGAACGTCTCGAACAACTACGACGTGGCGTACACGCTCGAGGAGGGCACCGTCGAGGACGCGGCGCGCGTCGTCGAGCAGGTGCGGGCGCGCCACGAGGAGCAGGGCGAACCGTTCCCGCTCTCCACCGAGTTCGTCACCGACCTCTACGAGCGCCTCCCCGACGGCGTCGTGCGACCGTACGTCTGCCGCATCGACGGCGAGTTCGCCGGCGGCAGCGTGGTCCTGGAGTACGGCGACACGTCGGTGTGCTGGCTGGGCGGCGCGAAGACGGACTCGGAGATTCCCGTCAACGACCTCGTCGACTGGCACTGCTGTGTCGAGGCGATGGACCGCGGGCAGTCGGCCTACGACCTCGCGGGCGCGAACAACGCGCGCATCGCGGGCTACAAGGCGAAGTTCGCGCCGGACCTGGTGTCGTACTACCGCCTCCAGAACGCGTCGCGGACGATGAGCGCGCTGTCGAAACTGTACAGTCGGCTGAAATAG
- a CDS encoding HalOD1 output domain-containing protein, producing MESDRNSSPDRRGVDAVPEIRRTDWSDHDQASTAIAEAIAATTEQRQTDLEPLQYTIDADALDALLDGGSDVEVTFAYEDLEVRVTSGGVLEVWA from the coding sequence ATGGAGTCTGACAGGAATTCGTCGCCGGACCGACGCGGCGTCGACGCAGTTCCGGAAATCCGACGAACGGACTGGTCCGACCACGACCAAGCGAGCACCGCAATCGCGGAAGCCATCGCAGCGACGACGGAGCAGCGACAGACCGACCTCGAACCGCTCCAGTACACCATCGACGCCGACGCGCTCGACGCGCTGCTCGACGGCGGCAGCGACGTCGAAGTGACGTTCGCGTACGAGGACCTCGAAGTCCGCGTGACCAGCGGCGGCGTCCTCGAAGTCTGGGCGTAG
- a CDS encoding flavin reductase family protein has product MTDPDDFRRVMGQFATGVTVVTFPPADDPHGITVNAFASASLDPPLVLVCLDHDTRSHELLASGDADAFCVNVLAADQQPVGEHFAGMTDLDEPFAGTHAASTGAPVFESALAYVDCTVHSSLAVGDHTVYVGEAADADVLDDTADPLTFFRGEWGGRPR; this is encoded by the coding sequence GTGACCGACCCGGACGACTTCCGGCGCGTCATGGGGCAGTTCGCCACGGGCGTCACCGTCGTCACCTTCCCGCCCGCCGACGACCCCCACGGCATCACGGTGAACGCGTTCGCGAGCGCGTCTCTCGACCCGCCACTCGTGCTCGTCTGCCTCGACCACGACACCCGCAGCCACGAACTGCTCGCGTCCGGCGACGCCGACGCGTTCTGCGTGAACGTCCTCGCCGCCGACCAGCAGCCGGTCGGCGAACACTTCGCCGGCATGACCGACCTCGACGAACCGTTCGCGGGCACGCACGCCGCGTCCACCGGCGCGCCGGTCTTCGAGAGCGCGCTCGCGTACGTCGACTGCACGGTCCACTCGTCGCTCGCCGTCGGCGACCACACCGTCTACGTCGGCGAAGCCGCCGACGCCGACGTCCTCGACGACACCGCCGACCCCCTCACGTTCTTCCGCGGCGAGTGGGGCGGCCGACCCCGGTAG
- a CDS encoding DUF7563 family protein, protein MPRCRNCDSHVTLQFARVFGDNEDRVHSCIDCVPNAELDDGAASVSDEPPEAGAANWGQ, encoded by the coding sequence ATGCCACGTTGCAGAAACTGCGACAGTCACGTGACACTCCAGTTCGCTCGCGTGTTCGGCGACAACGAGGACCGCGTTCACAGCTGTATCGACTGCGTGCCGAACGCCGAACTGGACGACGGCGCCGCGTCGGTGTCGGACGAACCGCCAGAGGCCGGCGCCGCGAACTGGGGACAGTGA
- a CDS encoding Hsp20/alpha crystallin family protein: MARYSPFEELERIVDEMQTVFEEGTRRTGAGLAGIREAESTLDLVEYDDEYVVTVDLPGYDKADVDVRLDDRRLVVDAEHAEREETEDEEGRYIRRERRESASMQTVTFPQDVRAENVSARMQNGVLTVTVPKAEAATEGRHVDIE; the protein is encoded by the coding sequence ATGGCACGATACAGTCCGTTCGAGGAGTTGGAGCGAATCGTCGACGAGATGCAGACCGTCTTCGAGGAGGGAACGCGACGCACGGGCGCCGGACTCGCCGGAATTCGGGAGGCCGAGTCGACGCTCGACCTCGTGGAGTACGACGACGAGTACGTCGTCACCGTCGACCTGCCGGGGTACGACAAGGCCGACGTGGACGTGCGCCTCGACGACCGGCGGCTCGTCGTGGACGCCGAGCACGCCGAGCGCGAGGAGACCGAGGACGAGGAGGGCCGCTACATCCGCCGGGAGCGCCGCGAGAGCGCGTCGATGCAGACGGTGACGTTCCCGCAGGACGTGCGCGCCGAGAACGTCTCTGCGAGGATGCAAAACGGCGTGCTGACGGTCACCGTGCCGAAGGCCGAGGCCGCGACCGAGGGCCGGCACGTCGACATCGAGTAG
- a CDS encoding BKACE family enzyme — MSYEDYLDDRNVILTVAPTGGVHGKDANPNLPEQPEEIAEQVAACEDLGAAIVHLHARDEHGENDAARLQEVNEAVRERCDDIIIQNTTGGQSTYDARVQGIRTDPHPEMASLDMGPFNRGQHIITEHNRHNIDRLAAEMREKGIKPELECFNNGHLNEAHRLVERDAIEEPYYINLIFGHGTFTPPTPENVLNMVSNLPENSEFNLLAVGEHQLPLTTLSVILGGHVRVGMEDNLYLRRGRQVEENAQLVDRTARIVDLLGCDLATPAEARDRLGMT; from the coding sequence ATGAGTTACGAGGACTACCTGGACGACCGGAACGTCATTCTCACAGTCGCCCCGACTGGCGGCGTCCACGGCAAGGACGCGAACCCGAACCTCCCCGAGCAGCCCGAGGAGATCGCCGAACAGGTGGCGGCCTGCGAGGACCTCGGCGCCGCCATCGTCCACCTCCACGCGCGGGACGAACACGGGGAGAACGACGCGGCCCGCCTGCAGGAAGTCAACGAGGCGGTACGCGAGCGCTGTGACGACATCATCATCCAGAACACCACAGGGGGACAGAGCACGTACGACGCCCGCGTGCAGGGGATTCGCACCGACCCGCACCCGGAGATGGCGAGCCTGGACATGGGGCCGTTCAACCGCGGCCAGCACATCATCACCGAGCACAACCGCCACAACATCGACCGCCTCGCGGCCGAGATGCGCGAGAAGGGCATCAAGCCCGAACTGGAGTGTTTCAACAACGGCCACCTGAACGAGGCCCACCGGCTCGTCGAGCGCGACGCCATCGAGGAGCCCTACTACATCAACCTCATCTTCGGGCACGGGACGTTCACGCCGCCGACGCCGGAGAACGTCCTGAACATGGTGTCGAACCTCCCGGAGAACAGCGAGTTCAATCTGCTCGCGGTCGGCGAACACCAGCTCCCGCTGACGACGCTGTCGGTCATCCTCGGCGGCCACGTCCGGGTCGGCATGGAGGACAACCTCTACCTGCGACGAGGCCGGCAGGTCGAGGAGAACGCCCAGTTAGTCGACCGGACGGCGCGAATCGTGGACTTACTCGGCTGCGATTTGGCGACGCCGGCGGAGGCCAGAGACCGCCTGGGGATGACCTAA
- a CDS encoding GNAT family N-acetyltransferase → MADDEYALRWFEPGDREAFVSLYDDAFGGGSDEWFDWKYVQNPRVSHVPILVAERVSDGAFAGARPQVPFLFRVGGEDVLGLRFGDTMVHPDHRRRGVFTRLAERALDHYASMPTRFCFNCPNDKSRPGFLKAGGEVIAHLPSFYRVQNPARVAGATRDGVTGAVLGRLAAPAADGYLGARDRLAGRQADVAVTRHHEVPVGALADAYERGAPDGVHAVRDEAFLDWRYDNPNWTYEAYTASAGGDRIAAVVTGRQTDADGVTTTNVVDALPLTGDDRRAAGLEALLGAVTDDHADADLLGYCGTAIPRRVLRAHGFHFDGVPPLSWVTSPTKLVAYDLAGDGDTAWQATGLDLRDGRNWALSYAELDAR, encoded by the coding sequence ATGGCCGACGACGAGTACGCCCTCCGGTGGTTCGAGCCGGGCGACCGCGAGGCGTTCGTCTCGCTGTACGACGACGCGTTCGGCGGCGGGAGCGACGAGTGGTTCGACTGGAAGTACGTCCAGAACCCCCGCGTCTCCCACGTCCCGATTCTCGTCGCCGAGCGCGTCTCCGACGGCGCGTTCGCCGGCGCCCGCCCGCAGGTCCCGTTCCTGTTCCGCGTCGGCGGCGAGGACGTGCTCGGACTGCGCTTCGGGGACACGATGGTCCATCCGGACCACCGGCGCCGGGGCGTGTTCACGCGCCTCGCGGAGCGCGCGCTCGACCACTACGCGTCGATGCCAACGCGGTTCTGCTTCAACTGCCCGAACGACAAGTCCCGGCCCGGATTCCTGAAGGCGGGCGGCGAGGTGATAGCCCACCTGCCGTCGTTCTACCGCGTGCAGAACCCGGCGCGCGTCGCCGGCGCGACGCGGGACGGCGTCACCGGCGCCGTGCTCGGTCGGCTCGCCGCGCCCGCCGCCGACGGCTACCTCGGCGCGCGCGACCGCCTCGCCGGCCGACAGGCCGACGTCGCCGTCACCAGACACCACGAGGTGCCCGTTGGCGCCCTCGCCGACGCCTACGAGCGCGGCGCGCCCGACGGCGTCCACGCGGTCCGGGACGAGGCGTTCCTCGACTGGCGGTACGACAACCCGAACTGGACCTACGAGGCGTACACGGCGTCCGCGGGCGGCGACCGAATCGCCGCGGTCGTCACCGGCCGGCAGACCGACGCGGACGGCGTGACGACGACGAACGTCGTCGACGCCCTCCCGCTCACCGGAGACGACCGTCGGGCCGCGGGCCTCGAAGCGCTCCTCGGTGCGGTCACCGACGACCACGCGGACGCCGACCTGCTCGGGTACTGCGGGACGGCGATTCCGCGCCGCGTCCTCCGCGCGCACGGCTTCCACTTCGACGGCGTCCCGCCGCTGTCGTGGGTGACGTCCCCGACGAAACTGGTCGCGTACGACCTCGCGGGCGACGGCGACACCGCGTGGCAGGCCACCGGCCTCGACCTGCGCGACGGCCGGAACTGGGCGCTGTCGTACGCTGAACTCGACGCGCGCTGA
- a CDS encoding right-handed parallel beta-helix repeat-containing protein yields MHRRTFLRKASSATAVGWAGAASTVGLAGCSGREPPSIATDDIPTPPADRRPPATPVGGNATEQSVESVAQSWGFDDVVDLDEAGADTGGVRPVDDVLADHATDDTLVYLPPGRYRLTESFALADSRLGIVGHDATIVPAEGFSDTLFGLGWPEPMSDVFVSGVAFDFTAPDTGGRPIYAAADDRVVLRDVVVRGEVDVRQDLLRIDVTSETGTGLVERLALPDGALPGTGVTGCEVGDGNRGDVSFVNCHVEGFPDNGLYADPPAGSVEVHGGYFRNNGVAGVRIETNEDSVVRGAYVLCDEAEGSGENMRGIRLRAGNSLLVEDCVVELLEVTESDGAVTFASELESATVRNCRLRVDADGVNAIRVKSPNRSAPGDTQRGPFRCEQVAVTGSASGGAAIQAANRQGCEFHHVCVTQDGDDRDGVRADNVDGELVNARIAVTGDPLSFRNSTIRRRNVSVSRRPNARGACR; encoded by the coding sequence ATGCACCGCCGGACGTTCCTCCGAAAGGCGTCGTCAGCGACTGCCGTCGGGTGGGCGGGGGCCGCGTCGACGGTCGGACTGGCCGGCTGTAGCGGGCGCGAACCGCCGTCGATAGCGACCGACGACATCCCGACGCCGCCCGCCGACCGCCGCCCGCCAGCGACGCCCGTCGGCGGCAACGCCACCGAACAGTCGGTCGAGAGCGTCGCGCAGTCGTGGGGGTTCGACGACGTCGTGGACCTCGACGAGGCGGGCGCGGACACCGGCGGCGTGCGTCCCGTGGACGACGTGCTCGCCGACCACGCGACCGACGACACGCTCGTCTACCTGCCGCCGGGCCGGTACCGGCTCACCGAGAGCTTCGCGCTCGCCGACAGCCGCCTCGGCATCGTCGGCCACGACGCGACGATAGTGCCCGCAGAGGGGTTCTCGGACACGCTGTTCGGGCTCGGGTGGCCGGAGCCGATGAGCGACGTGTTCGTCTCCGGGGTGGCCTTCGACTTCACCGCGCCGGACACCGGCGGTCGCCCCATCTACGCGGCGGCCGACGACCGGGTCGTCCTCCGGGACGTGGTGGTCCGCGGCGAGGTGGACGTGCGCCAGGACTTACTCCGAATCGACGTGACCAGCGAGACGGGCACCGGACTCGTGGAGCGGCTGGCGCTCCCGGACGGCGCGCTCCCCGGCACCGGCGTCACCGGCTGCGAGGTCGGCGACGGCAACCGCGGAGACGTGTCGTTCGTGAACTGCCACGTCGAGGGATTCCCGGACAACGGCCTGTACGCCGACCCGCCCGCCGGCTCAGTCGAGGTCCACGGCGGCTACTTCCGCAACAACGGCGTCGCGGGCGTCCGCATCGAGACCAACGAGGACAGCGTCGTCCGGGGCGCGTACGTGCTCTGTGACGAGGCCGAGGGGAGCGGCGAGAACATGCGCGGCATCCGTCTGCGCGCGGGCAACTCCCTGCTCGTCGAGGACTGCGTCGTGGAACTGCTCGAAGTCACGGAGAGCGACGGCGCGGTGACGTTCGCCTCGGAACTGGAGTCCGCGACGGTGCGGAACTGCCGGCTGCGCGTGGACGCCGACGGCGTGAACGCGATTCGCGTGAAGAGCCCGAACCGGAGCGCGCCCGGAGACACCCAGCGCGGCCCGTTCCGCTGCGAGCAGGTCGCCGTCACCGGGTCCGCGTCCGGCGGCGCCGCCATCCAGGCCGCGAACCGGCAGGGGTGTGAGTTCCACCACGTCTGTGTCACGCAGGACGGCGACGACCGGGACGGCGTGCGCGCCGACAACGTCGACGGCGAACTCGTGAACGCGCGCATCGCCGTGACCGGCGACCCGCTGTCGTTCCGAAACTCCACCATTCGCCGCCGGAACGTCAGCGTGAGTAGGCGACCGAACGCCCGCGGGGCGTGTCGCTGA
- a CDS encoding polysaccharide deacetylase family protein yields the protein MTETPRSDRPGTVVVSVDAELGWGHHDLADPPVERVEYARTGWVRLLDALDEYDLPATWAVVGHLFLDDCDGRHADHPTPEGWFARESGEWADRPELRFGRGLVDRIEDASADHELGSHTFSHVPFGVAETTSEVARAELAASERAAGRGFDSFVFPRNYVGHRDALADAGYTCYRGSGPGAQVGGVASLVRKVARSAGYAGAPLVDPAFDEHGLVNVPASLYLFDFEGVARAAVEAVADDPVVRAARRGVDAAANTGRTVHLWLHPNNVRSDRHARRIRRVFEYVAERRNDGAVRVETMGEVAERVRGERTGVSDTPRGRSVAYSR from the coding sequence ATGACCGAGACGCCGCGAAGCGACAGACCCGGAACCGTCGTGGTGTCGGTGGACGCCGAACTCGGCTGGGGGCACCACGACCTCGCGGACCCGCCGGTCGAGCGCGTGGAGTACGCCCGAACCGGCTGGGTTCGCCTGCTCGACGCGCTCGACGAGTACGACCTGCCCGCGACGTGGGCGGTGGTCGGCCACCTGTTCCTCGACGACTGCGACGGCCGCCACGCCGACCACCCGACGCCCGAGGGGTGGTTCGCGAGAGAGTCGGGCGAGTGGGCCGACCGCCCCGAACTTCGCTTCGGCCGCGGCCTCGTGGACCGAATCGAGGACGCGAGCGCCGACCACGAACTCGGCTCGCACACGTTCTCTCACGTCCCGTTCGGCGTCGCGGAGACGACGAGCGAGGTCGCGCGCGCCGAACTCGCGGCGAGCGAGCGCGCCGCCGGCCGCGGGTTCGACTCGTTCGTCTTCCCGCGGAACTACGTCGGCCACCGGGACGCGCTCGCGGACGCCGGCTACACGTGCTACCGGGGGAGCGGACCGGGGGCGCAGGTCGGCGGCGTCGCGTCCCTGGTCCGGAAAGTCGCACGGAGCGCGGGGTACGCGGGCGCGCCGCTCGTCGACCCCGCGTTCGACGAGCACGGGCTCGTGAACGTGCCGGCGTCGCTGTACCTCTTCGACTTCGAGGGCGTCGCGCGCGCCGCCGTCGAGGCGGTGGCCGACGACCCCGTGGTGCGGGCGGCGCGGCGGGGCGTCGACGCCGCGGCGAACACCGGCCGGACGGTCCACCTGTGGCTCCACCCGAACAACGTCAGGAGCGACCGCCACGCGCGCCGAATTCGGCGAGTGTTCGAGTACGTCGCCGAGCGCCGGAACGACGGCGCGGTTCGCGTCGAGACGATGGGCGAGGTGGCCGAGCGCGTGCGCGGCGAGCGCACAGGGGTCAGCGACACGCCCCGCGGGCGTTCGGTCGCCTACTCACGCTGA